CGGAGGCGGCGACGAGGGTGGAGCTGGCGACGACTCTGGTGGTGCGCAGCAGCACGGCGGGGCCGCCGGAGGAGTAGAAGCTGTGTTGACGGGTGTGCCGGACGCCTCCGCACCGCACCGAAGCCAATCGGTTGCACCGCCGAAACTTTCGGCGACAGGGCTCAACGGCTCGGTGCGGGAGCCATCCGGTGCCGCTGGTGACACCGGTGTGAGCCCGGGCCATGAAATCTGAGAATTTCCGAAGAAAGGGCGCCCTGGGCTCCCTGCCCGTAATAATTCGGACTTACGTTCCTGCCCGTGACGGGACTCAACGGGGACGAGGGTACGGACGTGGGCCGGCGGTCGAGAGCACTGAAGATCGCCGGCCTCACTCTGGCGGGGACGCTGGTGCTGGGCGCCGGAGCCGCGGGCTGGGCCTACTGGCATCTCAGCGACAACATCAAAGGCGTCGACATCGACAACGCGCTGGGCGACGACCGGCCGCCGAAGCCGATGACCACACCGTCGCCCTCCGGCCCGGCCCTGCCGAGTGAGGCCCTCAACATCCTGGTCCTGGGCTCGGACTCGCGCAGCGGCGAGGAGAACCGCCGGCTCGGCGGCGGGGACAGCTCCGGCGCCCGCTCCGACACGACGATGGTCGTCCACCTCGACGCCGGGCGGACCAGTGCGACGGTGGTGAGCATCCCGCGCGACACCCTGGTCACCCGCCCGTCCTGCCCTCGGCCGTCCGGCGGTTCGACGGCGGTCGCCCACCACTCCATGTTCAACAGCGCGTACGAGGTCGGCGGGCCGGTCTGTGCGGTGAAGACGGTCGAGGAGATGACGAACGTCCGCATGGACCACTACCTCGAGATCGACTTCTCGGGCTTCGCCAAGCTGGTCGACGCGCTCGGCGGTGTCACCGTCACCACGGACGAGGACATCGCCGACGAGGACAGTCGGCTGCGGCTCGAGGCGGGCACCCACCACCTCGACGGCACCCAGGCCCTCGGGCTGGCCCGCACCCGGCACGGCATAGGCGACGGCAGCGACCTGGGCCGTATAGGTCTCCAGCAGAAGCTGGTGAAGGCCCTGCTGGAGCAGATCGCCTCCCAGGACCTGCTCACCGATCCGGCGAAGCTGTACCGCGTCGCGGACACGGTCACCGCCGGCCTCACCACGGACACCGGCCTGGACTCCCTCGCCGAACTGACCCGGCTCGCCCAGAGCCTGCAGGGCCTCCCGGCGAGCGGGGTGCGGACGGTGATGATGCCCGTGGTGCAGGCCCCGTCGGACCCCAACCGGGTGGTGGCCGAGGAGCCCGAGGCGGGGAAGCTGTGGGAGTCGCTGCGCTGACCTGTGTGAACGTGTCCCGGAAAAGATCTCCGAGAAATTCCGGCGAGCATGTCGATCCGTCGTTCTCCCGATCGACGCAGGGGTGAGAGCGGGGAACAGCCCCGCCGGCCGAAGACCCCGAGGAGTCACCATGCCGCGCTTTCTCACCCTGATCCGCATCGACGAGAAGAACGCGCCCGCGGACGGCCCGAGCCCCGAGCTCATGGAGCGGATGGGCACGCTGCTGGAGGAGATCACCAAGGCGGGCGTCATGCTCGACACGGCCGGGCTCACGCCGACCTCGGACGGCAGCCGGGTGACCTGGGAAGGCGGACAGCTCTCCGTCACCGACGGTCCCTTCACCGAGTCCAAGGAGGTCATCGGCGGCTACTCGATCAGCCAGTGCAAGGACAAGGCCGAGGCGATCGAGTGGACCAAGCGGTTCCTGTCGCTGCACGAGGACTACTGGACGATCACCGCCGAGGTCCGGCAGATCGCCGAGGACTGACGGGTCCGAGCGGCCGCTTCCGCTTGGCCGGGCGCCACGCGGGGTGTCTGATGGTGGGCTGTGACCCCGCAGCCCACCCCGGCCTCGCAGCCCACCCCACCCCCGCCACCCCGGCCCGGCCGTACAACCGAGGGCGCGGAGGGCGCCGAGGGCGCCGAAGTCGTCGAGGGCGCCGAAGTCGTCGAGGTCGTCGAAGTCGTCGAGGTCGTCGAGACCGTCTTTCGGATGGAGTCGCCCCGGATCATCGCCGCAGTCGCACGGGTCGTCCGGGACGTCGGGATCGCCGAGGAACTCGCGCAGGACGCGCTGGTCGCGGCACTGGAGCAGTGGCCGCGGGACGGGGTGCCCGACAACCCGGGCGCCTGGCTCATGACCGCCGCCCGGCACCGCGCCGTCGACCTGGTCCGGCGCCGGGAGAACTACGCCCGCAAGCTGGCGGAGATCGGCCGGGACCTGTCGGAGACGGCTCCCCCTCAGGAGCCCGCCGACCCCGACGACATCGACGACGACCTGCTCCGCCTCGTCTTCACGGCCTGCCACCCGGTGCTGTCCACCGAGGCCCGCACCGCCCTCACCCTGCGCCTGCTCGGCGGCCTGACCACGACCGAGATCGCCCGCGCCTTCCTGGTCCCGGAGCCGACGGTCGCGCAGCGCATCGTCCGCGCCAAGCGCACCCTCGCGACGAGGAACGTCGCCTTCGAGGTGCCGCACGGCCCCGACCGCGAGGCCCGCCTCGGCTCGGTCCTCGACGTCATCTACCTCATCTTCAACGAGGGCTACGCCGCCACGGCCGGCGACGACTGGCTCCGCCCCTCCCTGTGCGAGGACGCCCTGCGCCTGGCCCGGGTGCTCTCGGCCCTCATGCCGAAGGAAACCGAGGTGCACGGCCTCACCGCGCTCCTGGAGCTCCAGGCCTCCCGCACGGCCGCCCGCACCGGCCCCTCCGGCGAGCCGGTCCTGCTGAAGGACCAGAACCGCGCCCGCTGGAACCGCATGCTCATCGCCCGCGGCATCACCGCCCTGGGCCGGGCCGAGGCCACCTCCTCCGGCGCCCCGGGCCCGTACCTCCTCCAGGCGGCCATCGCCGCCTGCCACGCGCACGCGTACACCTACGAGGAGACCGACTGGTCCCGCATCGCCACCCTCTACGGCCTCCTGGCCGCCCGCTCCCCGTCCCCCGTCGTGGAGCTGAACCGCGCGGTGGCCGTCTCGATGTCCGAGGGCCCGGCCGCCGCCCTCGCCCTCGTCGACGCCCTGACCGGCGACCCCGCCCTGCGCGACTACCACCTGCTGCCCAGCGTCCGCGGCGACCTCCTGGCCCGCCTCGGTCGTACGGCCGAGGCCCGGGCGGAGTTCGAACGCGCGGCGTCGCTCACGCGCAACGAGCGGGAGCGGGACCTGCTGCTGCGCCGGGCGGCCGAACCGTCCTGAAGGTCAGGCAGGGTGCCCGATGAGCATCGCCGGTGCCCCCGCGACCCGGGTCAGGAACACCGTGGCCGCGTGCGGCCCCTGCGGTTTGACCTTCTTGCGGAGCTCCTCCGGCTCGACCGCCGAACCCCGCTTCTTGACGGTGAGAACGCCGACCCGGCGCTCCCTCAGCAGCGCCTTCAACTTCTTGACGTTGAAGGGCAGATGGTCGGTGATCTCGTAGGCGGTGGCGTACGGGGTCGGGTGCAGGGCGTCGGCCGTGACGTACGCGATGGTCGGATCGAGCAGCCCGCCGCCCACCCGGTCGGCCACCTCCGCGACCAGGTGGGCGCGGATGACGGCGCCGTCGGGCTCGTAGAGGTAGCGGCCGGGCGGGCGGACCTCCGGGTCGGGCAGGCCGCGGGAGAGCAGGGTGCGGGGGCCCGGCAGGAGGGTGGCCCGCACCGCCCCCGGCTCGGTGCCGAACCACAGCACCGCCTCCTTGACGTCCCCGCCGTCGGAGATCCACTCGGCCTCGGCGTCCTCGGGGACCGCCTCGTGCGGGATGCCGGGGGCGACCTTCAGCGCGGCGCCGCGCGGGGCCCGGCGGGCCGCGGAGACCGCCCAGGAGAGGGGCGGTGAGTAGGCCTCGGGGTCGAAGATCCGGCCACGGCCGCCGCGCCGGGCGGGGTCGACGAACACGGCGTCGAAACCGGTCGTGTCCACGTCCATGACATCCGCCTCGCGCACCTCGACGAGGCCGGACAGTCCCAGCGCGTCGGCGTTCGCCCGGGCCACCGCGGCCGTCTGCGCGTCCCGGTCCACGGCCAGCACCCGGATCCCGGCACGGGCCAGCGCGATCGCGTCACCGCCGATGCCGCAGCACAGGTCGGCGACCGAGGTGATGCCCGCCTCGGCCATCCGCCGGGCCCGGTAGGCCGCCACGCTCGCCCGGGTCGACTGCTCGACGCCGTTCGGCGTGAAGAACATCCGGCCCGCGTCCTCGGCCCCGAACTTCACCACCGCCCGCTGCCGCAGCCGCGCCTGCCCGAGCGCCGCCGACACCAGCTCGGCGGGGTGCTCGCGGCGCAGCC
The Streptomyces tuirus genome window above contains:
- a CDS encoding LCP family protein, with product MTGLNGDEGTDVGRRSRALKIAGLTLAGTLVLGAGAAGWAYWHLSDNIKGVDIDNALGDDRPPKPMTTPSPSGPALPSEALNILVLGSDSRSGEENRRLGGGDSSGARSDTTMVVHLDAGRTSATVVSIPRDTLVTRPSCPRPSGGSTAVAHHSMFNSAYEVGGPVCAVKTVEEMTNVRMDHYLEIDFSGFAKLVDALGGVTVTTDEDIADEDSRLRLEAGTHHLDGTQALGLARTRHGIGDGSDLGRIGLQQKLVKALLEQIASQDLLTDPAKLYRVADTVTAGLTTDTGLDSLAELTRLAQSLQGLPASGVRTVMMPVVQAPSDPNRVVAEEPEAGKLWESLR
- a CDS encoding YciI family protein, which translates into the protein MPRFLTLIRIDEKNAPADGPSPELMERMGTLLEEITKAGVMLDTAGLTPTSDGSRVTWEGGQLSVTDGPFTESKEVIGGYSISQCKDKAEAIEWTKRFLSLHEDYWTITAEVRQIAED
- a CDS encoding RNA polymerase sigma factor, whose amino-acid sequence is MESPRIIAAVARVVRDVGIAEELAQDALVAALEQWPRDGVPDNPGAWLMTAARHRAVDLVRRRENYARKLAEIGRDLSETAPPQEPADPDDIDDDLLRLVFTACHPVLSTEARTALTLRLLGGLTTTEIARAFLVPEPTVAQRIVRAKRTLATRNVAFEVPHGPDREARLGSVLDVIYLIFNEGYAATAGDDWLRPSLCEDALRLARVLSALMPKETEVHGLTALLELQASRTAARTGPSGEPVLLKDQNRARWNRMLIARGITALGRAEATSSGAPGPYLLQAAIAACHAHAYTYEETDWSRIATLYGLLAARSPSPVVELNRAVAVSMSEGPAAALALVDALTGDPALRDYHLLPSVRGDLLARLGRTAEARAEFERAASLTRNERERDLLLRRAAEPS
- a CDS encoding class I SAM-dependent methyltransferase, producing the protein MNDLAPLLTPEGRALLDEVRDTDPAQELAVATRLRREHPAELVSAALGQARLRQRAVVKFGAEDAGRMFFTPNGVEQSTRASVAAYRARRMAEAGITSVADLCCGIGGDAIALARAGIRVLAVDRDAQTAAVARANADALGLSGLVEVREADVMDVDTTGFDAVFVDPARRGGRGRIFDPEAYSPPLSWAVSAARRAPRGAALKVAPGIPHEAVPEDAEAEWISDGGDVKEAVLWFGTEPGAVRATLLPGPRTLLSRGLPDPEVRPPGRYLYEPDGAVIRAHLVAEVADRVGGGLLDPTIAYVTADALHPTPYATAYEITDHLPFNVKKLKALLRERRVGVLTVKKRGSAVEPEELRKKVKPQGPHAATVFLTRVAGAPAMLIGHPA